The Mytilus galloprovincialis chromosome 2, xbMytGall1.hap1.1, whole genome shotgun sequence genome has a window encoding:
- the LOC143065252 gene encoding uncharacterized protein LOC143065252 encodes MRILTIVFVCLYTVVAEVKRRDVELFGLKFKNPANMQTMLGTSGNTGVQNPSNFAGSLSSSGSISTGSVGIKSPANMAATLSGSGSLNPANIGTQSGQNPHKQVPGDMTGSLDQIHSKYGIQGGYVQHQIHEKPGTSLNGGGAGNSHLPGRCINSHPEKCPMSCQEVDSVTGCIVCISSCQTAGSVTSAPTSSQPSVSTIGVQKTTTLKASHITGICQAFPVNCPRGSFAIQNGCPVCTALQKTVAPSSTQSTVTTTLAPSTTHAPATCAPVRCIAPCNKGIKFDASRCPVCVC; translated from the exons ATGAGAATTTTAACTATTGTATTCGTGTGTCTTTACACGG TCGTTGCGGAGGTAAAAAGAAGAGATGTTGAATTGTTTGGATTGAAATTCAAAAACCCAGCTAATATGCAAACAATGCTTGGGACAAGTGGAAATACTGGAGTTCAGAACCCTTCAAACTTTGCTGGATCATTATCCAGTTCTGGTTCAATTAGTACGGGAAGTGTAGGGATTAAAAGTCCAGCAAACATGGCAGCAACATTATCGGGATCGGGATCTCTAAATCCAGCCAACATCGGAACGCAATCTGGACAAAATCCACATAAACAGGTTCCTGGAGATATGACTGGCTCTTTGGACCAAATACACAGTAAATATGGTATTCAGGGAGGATATGTCCAACATCAGATACACGAAAAACCAG GAACAAGTTTGAATGGTGGAGGTGCTGGTAACAGCCATCTTCCCGGCAGATGCATTAATTCTCATCCAGAGAAATGTCCCATGTCTTGTCAAGAGGTTGATTCGGTCACAGGCTGTATTGTTTGCATCAGCAGCTGCC AGACTGCCGGGTCCGTAACATCTGCTCCGACATCATCACAACCAAGTGTATCTACAATAGGTGTTCAAAAGACTACAACATTAAAAGCTTCACACATCACAG GCATTTGTCAAGCATTTCCTGTCAACTGTCCAAGAGGAAGTTTTGCAATACAAAATGGTTGTCCAGTGTGTACAG CTTTACAGAAAACAGTAGCGCCCTCTTCGACACAATCGACTGTTACAACTACATTGGCTCCAAGTACAACTCACGCACCTGCCACATGTGCTCCTGTTCGGTGTATTGCACCGTGTAACAAAGGAATCAAATTTGATGCGTCAAGATGTCCCGTTTGTGTTTGTTAA